One region of Aeromicrobium sp. Sec7.5 genomic DNA includes:
- a CDS encoding phosphatase PAP2 family protein codes for MSVDLRRAEPSRRGVLSIVLGCLGLLLVLLTVEVGSGWDPFGDFDRSVSDDAVALTADTTWLLRVCEALAEAFALAPVIGLVIAFVAWAVWRREWRITTWIATSGLVVLLGNHALKALVERPRPRSLGMLHDIGGWSFPSGHAAGAGLLLVIATLLTIVTTGRGLKRRLLITTWSVLAVAVAASRVFLGVHYPTDVVAGLAFGAGATLALWLLIATDATRLPSELAMITGTGARQAAVILNPSKVGEIEAFKARVRAVATTHGWSEPLWFETTVEDPGYGQTLLALSSGVDLIIAAGGDGTVRAVCEEAARTGVAIGVIPHGTGNLLARNLGIPLNWRDALDVAFGGQDKAIDLARYRTDSGVDTSFLVMAGLGMDAMIMTGVDDDLKKRVGYLAYFVSGIKALRFPGMKVTITVDDAEPVKMRARTVVIGNVGFLQAGIPLLPEALIDDGELDVVVLAPRRFLGWLGIAWKVVTRRKRNTDRFARFTGRTVHIIAGSSTPMQLDGDPVGEGTEITAEVRPGVVLVRVPVVPSSGS; via the coding sequence GTGTCGGTCGACCTGCGTCGAGCCGAGCCGAGCCGGCGAGGGGTCCTCTCGATCGTGCTCGGATGCCTGGGCCTGCTCCTGGTGCTGCTGACCGTCGAGGTCGGATCCGGCTGGGATCCCTTCGGTGACTTCGACCGCTCGGTGTCCGACGACGCGGTCGCCCTGACGGCCGACACGACCTGGCTCCTGCGCGTCTGCGAGGCCCTCGCCGAGGCGTTCGCCCTGGCCCCGGTCATCGGCCTCGTCATCGCGTTCGTCGCCTGGGCCGTGTGGCGGCGCGAGTGGCGCATCACCACCTGGATCGCCACGAGCGGCCTCGTGGTGCTGCTGGGCAACCACGCCCTCAAGGCGCTGGTCGAGCGTCCGCGTCCCCGCTCCCTCGGCATGCTGCACGACATCGGCGGGTGGTCGTTCCCCTCGGGTCACGCTGCCGGCGCCGGTCTGCTGCTCGTCATCGCGACCCTGCTGACCATCGTCACCACCGGCCGCGGACTGAAGCGCCGTCTCCTGATCACGACCTGGTCGGTCCTCGCCGTCGCCGTGGCCGCCAGCCGCGTCTTCCTCGGCGTCCACTACCCGACCGACGTCGTCGCCGGTCTGGCGTTCGGCGCCGGCGCCACGTTGGCCCTGTGGCTCCTGATCGCGACCGACGCGACCCGCCTGCCGTCGGAGCTCGCGATGATCACCGGCACCGGAGCGCGCCAGGCGGCCGTGATCCTCAACCCGTCCAAGGTCGGCGAGATCGAGGCGTTCAAGGCGCGTGTGCGCGCGGTGGCCACGACGCACGGGTGGAGCGAGCCGCTCTGGTTCGAGACTACCGTGGAGGACCCTGGCTATGGCCAGACCTTGCTGGCGCTGTCCTCGGGCGTCGACCTCATCATCGCCGCCGGCGGCGACGGCACCGTTCGCGCGGTGTGCGAGGAGGCGGCCCGCACGGGCGTCGCGATCGGCGTCATCCCGCACGGCACCGGCAACCTGCTCGCGCGCAACCTCGGCATCCCGCTCAACTGGCGCGACGCGCTCGACGTCGCGTTCGGCGGTCAGGACAAGGCGATCGACCTCGCGCGCTACCGCACCGACTCCGGCGTCGACACGTCGTTCCTCGTCATGGCCGGGCTCGGCATGGACGCCATGATCATGACGGGTGTCGACGACGACCTGAAGAAGCGCGTGGGCTACCTCGCGTACTTCGTGTCCGGCATCAAGGCGCTGCGCTTCCCGGGCATGAAGGTCACCATCACGGTCGACGACGCCGAGCCGGTCAAGATGCGTGCCCGGACCGTCGTGATCGGCAACGTCGGCTTCCTGCAGGCGGGCATCCCGCTGCTGCCGGAGGCGCTGATCGACGACGGCGAGCTCGACGTCGTCGTGCTCGCGCCCCGGCGGTTCCTCGGCTGGCTGGGCATCGCCTGGAAGGTCGTCACCCGGCGCAAGCGCAACACCGACCGCTTCGCCCGCTTCACCGGGCGCACGGTGCACATCATCGCGGGGTCGTCGACGCCGATGCAGCTCGACGGCGACCCGGTCGGCGAGGGCACCGAGATCACCGCCGAGGTCCGTCCCGGCGTCGTGCTGGTGCGGGTGCCGGTCGTGCCGTCCTCCGGCTCCTGA
- the serS gene encoding serine--tRNA ligase, whose protein sequence is MIDPRLLRDDPEAVRTSLRRRGESPDKVDALVAADAARRSSIAEFEALRAEQKQIGRQVAQASGEEKTALLERTKALSTQVKEADAQQGRAAEEFDGLLRSLPNLVAPEAPEGGEEDFTVLDVVGTPRDFVAEGFEPRDHLEIGQLLGAIDIERGAKVSGSRFYYLTGVGAMLELALVQLAMTTAQTWGFTPMIPPALVRSRAMEGTGFLGQAADDVYHLEKDDLYLVGTSEVPLAAYHSDEILDGASLPRRYAAFSPCYRREAGSHGKDTRGIFRVHWFDKVEMFTYTTLEESYAEHERLLGWEREWLDALELPYRVIDVATGDLGSSAIRKFDCEAWIPTQERYREVSSTSNCTEYQARRLDIRVRGAAADGGSTTGPAATLNGTLCAMTRTIVALFENGQQADGSVVLPKALHPFLGPVLKPIGASA, encoded by the coding sequence GTGATCGATCCCCGCCTCCTCCGTGACGATCCCGAGGCCGTGCGCACGTCGCTGCGCCGCCGCGGCGAGTCGCCCGACAAGGTCGACGCCCTCGTGGCCGCCGACGCCGCTCGCCGCTCCTCGATCGCCGAGTTCGAAGCGCTGCGCGCCGAGCAGAAGCAGATCGGTCGCCAGGTGGCCCAGGCCTCGGGCGAGGAGAAGACGGCCCTGCTCGAACGCACCAAGGCGCTCAGCACGCAGGTCAAGGAGGCCGACGCCCAGCAGGGCCGGGCCGCCGAGGAGTTCGACGGACTCCTGCGGTCGCTGCCCAACCTCGTCGCGCCCGAGGCGCCCGAGGGTGGTGAGGAGGACTTCACGGTCCTCGACGTCGTCGGCACGCCGCGCGACTTCGTGGCCGAGGGATTCGAGCCACGCGACCACCTGGAGATCGGCCAGCTGCTCGGAGCGATCGACATCGAGCGCGGCGCCAAGGTCTCCGGCTCGCGCTTCTACTACCTCACGGGCGTCGGCGCGATGCTCGAGCTGGCACTCGTGCAGCTCGCGATGACGACGGCCCAGACGTGGGGCTTCACGCCGATGATCCCGCCGGCCCTGGTCCGGTCGCGCGCCATGGAGGGCACGGGCTTCCTCGGCCAGGCCGCCGACGACGTCTACCACCTCGAGAAGGACGACCTCTACCTCGTGGGCACCTCGGAGGTGCCGCTCGCGGCGTACCACTCCGACGAGATCCTCGACGGGGCGTCGCTGCCGCGCCGGTACGCGGCCTTCAGTCCCTGCTACCGCCGCGAGGCGGGGTCGCACGGCAAGGACACGCGCGGCATCTTCCGCGTGCACTGGTTCGACAAGGTCGAGATGTTCACGTACACGACGCTCGAGGAGTCGTACGCCGAGCACGAGCGGCTCCTGGGCTGGGAGCGCGAGTGGCTCGACGCCCTGGAGCTGCCGTACCGGGTGATCGACGTCGCCACGGGTGACCTCGGGTCCTCGGCCATCCGCAAGTTCGACTGCGAGGCGTGGATCCCCACGCAGGAGCGCTACCGCGAGGTCAGCTCCACCTCGAACTGCACCGAGTACCAGGCCCGGCGCCTCGACATCCGCGTGCGCGGCGCCGCGGCCGACGGCGGGAGCACCACCGGTCCGGCCGCCACGCTCAACGGCACGCTCTGCGCCATGACCCGCACGATCGTCGCCCTGTTCGAGAACGGTCAGCAGGCCGACGGCTCGGTCGTCCTGCCGAAGGCCCTGCACCCGTTCCTCGGCCCGGTCCTGAAGCCGATCGGGGCGTCAGCGTGA
- a CDS encoding HAD family hydrolase, translated as MSDWRPRLVALDVDGTLVTGRNEMSPAVRETVRGLRDQDIEVVIATGRSVPGVMDAADKLGFERGHAIGSNGSLVFTYRPTELLRAVTFDASEAVQSILDRMPDVLVAVEEVGVGYRVNRAFPSDELGGSITVQSVEELIGEPVTRVIIRSPEHSTEEFREVVADLGLTDTNYYIGYTAWLDIAPVGTSKASGLDFLCQHLGIAQSDVLAIGDGNNDIEMLSWAGRGVAMGQALDEVIAAADDVTGSIDDDGVVDVLRPYL; from the coding sequence GTGAGCGACTGGAGGCCCCGGCTCGTCGCCCTGGACGTCGACGGCACGCTCGTCACCGGCCGCAACGAGATGAGCCCGGCGGTGCGCGAGACCGTGCGCGGGCTCCGCGACCAGGACATCGAGGTCGTCATCGCGACCGGTCGGTCGGTTCCCGGCGTGATGGACGCCGCCGACAAGCTCGGCTTCGAGCGCGGTCACGCGATCGGCAGCAACGGCTCGCTCGTCTTCACCTACCGTCCGACCGAGTTGCTGCGTGCCGTCACGTTCGACGCCTCGGAAGCCGTGCAGTCGATCCTCGACCGCATGCCCGACGTGCTCGTCGCGGTCGAGGAGGTCGGCGTCGGCTACCGCGTCAACCGCGCCTTCCCGTCCGACGAGCTGGGCGGCTCCATCACGGTGCAGAGCGTCGAGGAGCTGATCGGTGAGCCGGTCACGCGCGTCATCATCCGCTCGCCCGAGCACAGCACGGAGGAGTTCCGGGAGGTCGTGGCCGATCTCGGCCTGACCGACACGAACTACTACATCGGCTACACCGCCTGGCTCGACATCGCGCCGGTGGGCACGTCGAAGGCGTCCGGGCTCGACTTCCTGTGCCAGCACCTGGGCATCGCGCAGTCCGACGTGCTCGCGATCGGCGACGGCAACAACGACATCGAGATGTTGTCCTGGGCCGGACGCGGGGTCGCGATGGGCCAGGCGCTCGACGAGGTCATCGCCGCCGCCGACGACGTCACCGGGTCGATCGACGACGACGGCGTCGTCGACGTGCTGCGCCCCTACCTCTGA
- a CDS encoding WhiB family transcriptional regulator: MTIVDNSVVLACAEDPTTFLDDALETPLGRHGLTAAMRRDVARKRAEAHRRCAACPIFTDCLYRAVVEVNVSGFVACTTESDRQDLRRRLGVSVADAEIASFGAARLGGGPVDHAAVLATRQSHPDDTCQQLAERLGCSTSTIKRHLRRARQQVTPEVTDLVVLSPSVDEVLDAFDDMESGRRLMQVG, from the coding sequence ATGACCATCGTCGATAATTCTGTCGTGCTCGCATGCGCAGAAGACCCGACCACATTTCTCGACGACGCGCTGGAGACGCCACTCGGGAGACACGGCTTGACCGCAGCGATGCGGCGCGACGTCGCGCGCAAGCGCGCCGAGGCGCACCGTCGATGTGCGGCCTGCCCGATCTTCACCGACTGCCTGTACCGGGCGGTCGTGGAGGTCAACGTCTCCGGTTTCGTGGCGTGCACCACCGAGTCCGACCGCCAGGACCTGCGTCGCAGGCTCGGCGTCTCGGTCGCGGACGCGGAGATCGCGAGCTTCGGCGCGGCACGACTCGGCGGAGGGCCGGTCGACCACGCCGCGGTGCTCGCGACCCGGCAGTCGCACCCCGACGACACGTGTCAGCAGCTGGCCGAGCGCCTGGGCTGCTCCACGTCGACGATCAAGCGTCACCTGCGCCGCGCGCGGCAGCAGGTCACGCCTGAGGTCACGGACCTCGTCGTCCTGTCGCCGAGTGTCGACGAGGTGCTCGACGCGTTCGACGACATGGAGTCCGGTCGCCGCCTGATGCAGGTCGGCTGA
- a CDS encoding bacterial proteasome activator family protein yields the protein MSETPMTIGPDGSPVAVTEGDEPTSTPLTDLVEQPAKVMRIGGMIRQLLEEVKAAPLDDASRARLREIHEQSIAELKEGLAPELVDELSRLSRPFEAASPSEGELRIAQAQLVGWLEGLFHGIQAALYAQQVQAQSQLQTMRLALPASNDPSGAQGEQNGENGPSGGMYL from the coding sequence ATGAGCGAGACACCCATGACGATCGGGCCCGACGGCAGCCCCGTCGCGGTCACCGAGGGCGACGAGCCCACCTCCACACCGCTGACCGACCTCGTCGAGCAGCCGGCCAAGGTCATGCGCATCGGCGGCATGATTCGCCAGCTCCTCGAAGAGGTCAAGGCCGCTCCTCTCGACGACGCCAGCCGCGCCCGTCTCCGCGAGATCCACGAGCAGTCGATCGCCGAGCTGAAGGAGGGCCTGGCGCCCGAGCTCGTCGACGAGCTGTCGCGGCTGAGCCGGCCCTTCGAGGCCGCCTCGCCGTCGGAGGGCGAGCTCCGCATCGCCCAGGCCCAGCTGGTCGGCTGGCTCGAGGGGCTGTTCCACGGCATCCAGGCCGCGCTGTACGCCCAGCAGGTGCAGGCCCAGTCGCAGCTCCAGACGATGCGGCTCGCGCTTCCGGCGTCAAACGACCCGTCCGGTGCTCAGGGTGAGCAAAACGGCGAAAACGGCCCCAGCGGGGGGATGTACCTGTAG
- a CDS encoding NAD(P)H-quinone oxidoreductase, translated as MATPELMRAVTVPEPGEADALVVGEHPVPTPAEGEVLVRVVAAGVNRADVLQRQGFYNPPPGSTEVLGLEAAGTIVAVGPGVDAARVGEDVVALLAGGGYAEHVAVPAGQVVIRPAGLDDAAAGGLVETAATVWSNVFMHAGLRPDETLLVHGGGSGIGTTAIQMAVAHGARVAVTVGSPEKAEFCRELGADVTINYREQDFVEALKEQDVRPDVILDNMGAKYLDRNVRALATGGRLVVIGMQGGVKAELNLGLLLTKRASVSATSLRARPSEEKAAIMADLVEHAWPWVASGALRPVVHQTFGLDEVADAHRVMEASSHIGKLVLLP; from the coding sequence ATGGCGACTCCCGAGCTGATGCGTGCCGTGACCGTCCCCGAGCCCGGTGAGGCCGACGCCCTGGTCGTGGGCGAGCACCCCGTGCCGACCCCCGCCGAGGGCGAGGTCCTCGTGCGCGTCGTCGCCGCCGGGGTCAATCGCGCCGACGTCCTCCAGCGACAGGGCTTCTACAACCCGCCGCCGGGATCCACCGAGGTGCTCGGCCTCGAGGCCGCCGGCACGATCGTCGCCGTGGGTCCGGGCGTCGACGCCGCACGGGTCGGCGAGGACGTCGTGGCCCTGCTGGCCGGCGGCGGCTACGCCGAGCACGTCGCGGTACCCGCCGGCCAGGTCGTCATCCGTCCTGCGGGTCTCGACGACGCCGCCGCCGGTGGGCTCGTCGAGACCGCCGCCACGGTCTGGTCGAACGTCTTCATGCACGCCGGGCTCCGACCCGACGAGACGCTGCTGGTCCACGGCGGCGGCAGCGGCATCGGTACCACCGCGATCCAGATGGCCGTCGCCCACGGCGCACGGGTCGCGGTCACGGTGGGCTCGCCGGAGAAGGCCGAGTTCTGTCGCGAGCTCGGGGCGGACGTCACGATCAACTACCGCGAGCAGGACTTCGTCGAGGCGTTGAAGGAGCAGGACGTCCGGCCCGACGTCATCCTCGACAACATGGGAGCGAAGTACCTCGACCGCAACGTCCGTGCGCTCGCCACCGGTGGCCGGCTCGTGGTCATCGGCATGCAGGGCGGCGTCAAGGCCGAGCTGAACCTGGGGCTCCTGCTCACCAAGCGGGCCTCGGTGAGCGCCACCTCGCTGCGAGCCCGCCCGAGCGAGGAGAAGGCCGCGATCATGGCCGACCTCGTCGAGCATGCCTGGCCGTGGGTCGCGAGCGGCGCGCTGCGCCCGGTGGTGCACCAGACGTTCGGCCTCGACGAGGTCGCTGACGCCCATCGCGTGATGGAGGCCTCCTCCCACATCGGCAAGCTCGTCCTCCTGCCCTGA
- a CDS encoding carbon-nitrogen hydrolase family protein codes for MDVRLVQLASGTDPVANRELVDARLAAITPGPSLVVLPEATMTDFGPADFDLAPFAEPLDGPFVELLAGHARRIGSTVIAGTFEPSTSELGAGAPPFNTLVVVSPDGTLSASYRKIHLYDSFGYRESDRLSPGVLEPVVVDVGDRRLGLMTCYDLRFPELARLLVDDGADTLVVPAAWVAGEGKLHHWRTLLAARAIENTVHVVAAAQGGARYTGHSLVADPQGSIVVEAADGDETLSALLDPEEPGRTRSTNPSLANRRIDRPRGDA; via the coding sequence ATGGACGTCCGCCTGGTGCAGCTCGCGTCCGGAACCGACCCGGTGGCGAATCGCGAGCTGGTCGACGCGCGACTCGCAGCCATCACGCCGGGGCCGTCGCTCGTCGTGCTCCCCGAGGCCACCATGACCGACTTCGGGCCCGCCGACTTCGACCTCGCGCCGTTCGCCGAGCCGCTCGACGGCCCGTTCGTGGAGCTGCTCGCCGGTCACGCACGTCGGATCGGCAGCACGGTCATCGCCGGCACCTTCGAGCCGAGCACCTCCGAGCTGGGCGCCGGCGCTCCGCCGTTCAACACCCTCGTGGTCGTCTCGCCCGACGGCACGCTGTCGGCGTCGTACCGCAAGATCCACCTCTACGACTCCTTCGGCTACCGCGAGTCCGACCGGCTCTCCCCCGGCGTGCTCGAGCCCGTCGTCGTCGACGTCGGCGACCGGCGTCTCGGGCTCATGACCTGCTACGACCTGCGGTTCCCCGAGCTCGCACGACTCCTCGTCGACGACGGTGCCGACACCCTCGTGGTCCCGGCGGCCTGGGTCGCAGGCGAGGGGAAGCTGCACCACTGGCGCACGTTGCTCGCGGCACGCGCGATCGAGAACACGGTGCACGTCGTCGCCGCAGCCCAGGGCGGTGCCCGCTACACGGGACACTCCCTCGTCGCCGACCCGCAGGGTTCTATCGTGGTCGAGGCCGCCGATGGCGACGAGACGTTGTCGGCGCTGCTCGACCCGGAGGAACCGGGACGCACGCGATCGACCAATCCGTCGTTGGCGAACCGGCGCATCGACCGACCGCGAGGAGACGCATGA